In a genomic window of Variovorax paradoxus:
- a CDS encoding YicC family protein, whose translation MPVYSMTGYASGQNGPSGSHAEADARPSAAGRLGVEIRSVNSRFLDLTFKLPEELRQHETALRELLTGRLKRGKVELRAAIESNAQGGVAEPSVKLLQRLNGVQDGIKAWLPGARELSVADVLRLAGSDSAPRGDWGADLLEVAGKALEALVSARQREGARLAKMLEAHLGQLRELVAQAGPLVPQLVEQQRTRFLERWQEAMGLGANGGGTLPEAAQDRALTEATAFAIRIDVAEELTRLNSHLDEIERLLKKGGEIGKRLDFLIQELHREANTLGSKSAALELTRIGVDMKVLIEQMREQVQNIE comes from the coding sequence ATGCCAGTTTACAGCATGACCGGCTATGCCAGCGGCCAGAACGGCCCCTCGGGCAGCCACGCCGAAGCCGACGCGCGGCCCTCCGCCGCGGGCCGGCTCGGGGTCGAAATCCGCTCGGTCAACAGCCGCTTTCTCGACCTCACCTTCAAGCTCCCCGAAGAGCTGCGACAGCACGAGACCGCACTGCGCGAACTGCTGACCGGCCGCCTCAAGCGCGGCAAGGTCGAGCTGCGCGCGGCCATCGAAAGCAATGCCCAGGGCGGCGTGGCGGAGCCCTCCGTCAAGCTGCTGCAGCGGCTCAACGGCGTGCAGGACGGCATCAAGGCCTGGCTGCCCGGTGCGCGCGAACTCAGCGTGGCCGACGTGCTGCGGCTGGCCGGCAGCGACAGCGCGCCGCGTGGCGACTGGGGCGCCGACCTGCTCGAGGTGGCCGGCAAGGCACTCGAGGCGCTGGTGTCGGCCCGCCAACGCGAAGGCGCGCGGTTGGCCAAGATGCTCGAGGCCCACCTGGGCCAGCTGCGCGAACTGGTCGCGCAGGCCGGCCCGCTGGTGCCGCAGCTGGTCGAACAGCAGCGCACCCGCTTCCTCGAACGCTGGCAGGAGGCCATGGGCCTGGGCGCCAACGGCGGCGGCACGCTGCCCGAAGCGGCGCAGGACCGTGCGCTGACCGAGGCGACCGCGTTCGCGATCCGCATCGACGTGGCCGAGGAACTGACGCGGCTGAACTCGCACCTCGACGAGATCGAGCGACTGCTCAAGAAGGGCGGCGAGATCGGCAAGCGGCTCGACTTCCTGATCCAGGAGCTGCACCGCGAGGCCAACACGCTGGGCTCCAAGTCGGCGGCGCTGGAACTCACGCGCATCGGCGTGGACATGAAGGTGCTGATCGAGCAGATGCGCGAGCAGGTCCAGAACATCGAGTGA
- the gmk gene encoding guanylate kinase produces the protein MDYPGNIFVVAAPSGAGKSSLVKALMELDSAVQPSVSHTTRPPRGQEKHGREYFFASTSEFDAMVASDAFVEWAHVHGQRYGTSKKAIEERIAQGADVILEIDFQGALQIRKAFANAVMIFILPPSWEELRSRLERRGEDSAAVIELRLQNAAEEMAQAGKFDFVIINELFERALFDLKAIVHAQRLRYSAQRRARADTFAALNIP, from the coding sequence ATGGACTATCCCGGCAACATCTTCGTGGTTGCGGCGCCCAGCGGGGCCGGCAAGTCGAGCCTGGTGAAGGCGCTGATGGAGCTCGACTCGGCGGTGCAGCCCTCCGTGTCGCACACGACGCGCCCGCCGCGCGGACAGGAGAAGCACGGCCGCGAATACTTCTTCGCCTCGACCTCGGAGTTCGACGCGATGGTTGCCTCGGATGCCTTCGTCGAATGGGCCCACGTGCACGGGCAGCGCTACGGCACCTCCAAGAAGGCGATCGAGGAACGCATCGCCCAAGGCGCCGACGTGATCCTCGAGATCGACTTCCAGGGCGCGCTGCAGATCCGCAAGGCCTTCGCGAACGCGGTGATGATCTTCATCCTGCCGCCGAGCTGGGAAGAACTGCGCTCGCGGCTGGAGCGCCGGGGCGAGGACAGCGCCGCGGTCATCGAACTGCGGCTGCAGAACGCCGCCGAAGAGATGGCGCAGGCCGGGAAATTCGATTTCGTTATAATCAACGAGTTATTTGAGCGCGCACTGTTCGATCTCAAGGCGATCGTCCACGCTCAGCGGCTCCGGTACTCCGCACAGCGACGCGCGCGTGCCGACACTTTCGCCGCCTTGAACATCCCCTGA
- a CDS encoding DNA-directed RNA polymerase subunit omega gives MARITVEDCLQQIPNRFQLVLAATYRARMLSQGHAPKIESKNKPAVTALREIAEGKIGLEMLKKVPG, from the coding sequence ATGGCCCGCATCACCGTCGAAGACTGCCTGCAGCAGATCCCCAACCGCTTCCAGCTCGTGCTCGCCGCGACCTACCGCGCGCGCATGCTGAGCCAGGGCCATGCCCCGAAGATCGAAAGCAAGAACAAGCCGGCCGTGACCGCGCTGCGCGAGATCGCCGAAGGCAAGATCGGCCTGGAAATGCTCAAGAAGGTTCCCGGCTGA
- a CDS encoding bifunctional (p)ppGpp synthetase/guanosine-3',5'-bis(diphosphate) 3'-pyrophosphohydrolase: protein MSAVAKSQSHAPAGTPKPSPAALNAAAASFAALTARLDYLGPEDTDLVRRAYRFADEAHLGQLRNSGEPYITHPIAVAAQCAEWKLDAQALMAALLHDAIEDCGVTKPELIERFGAPVAELVDGLTKLDKLQFNTREENQAESFRKMLLAMARDVRVILVKLADRTHNMRTLADAPREKWARISRETLEIYAPIAHRLGLNQTYRELQELSFRHLKPWRYATLAKAVAKARGRRRDLIQKVQREVETAFAAANMTLRIAGREKTLYSIYRKMEEKHLSFAQVTDIYGFRLIVPNVIACYTGLGILHQMYKPLPGKFKDHIAIAKLNGYQSLHTTLVGPAGVSVEFQLRTDAMHVVAESGVAAHWLYKAADPSTASNDRLGTKWLQSLLDIQDETRDAAEFWDHVKVDLFPDAVYVFTPKSQIMALPRGATVVDFAYAIHSNIGDHTSAARINGDQVPLRTELKNGDVVEVITAPVSTPNPAWLGFVRTGRARSKIRHYLKTLAHAESEGLGEKLLAQALRAEGLGKLPEDDAEHQPLWEKLLRFTGNRSRAELLTDIGLGKRIASIVAKRLMALMAELGERPDALLLSRERFISHETISQGAVTLDGSENSSVRFALCCRPIPGDPIVGYLGHGEGLVVHTEACGVGQRLRHKDSERFFAVEWADEPTRAFETGVIITVRNDKGVLARVAATLADAEADITHVEMADETPQDSTDLRFVIAVRDRSHLDAVLRSVRRTTSVLSAARTVPAA from the coding sequence ATGAGCGCGGTCGCAAAATCTCAGTCCCATGCCCCTGCGGGCACGCCGAAGCCGAGCCCGGCGGCGCTGAATGCGGCCGCCGCCAGCTTCGCGGCCCTGACGGCGCGGCTCGATTACCTGGGCCCCGAAGACACCGATCTGGTCCGCCGCGCCTACCGCTTCGCCGACGAGGCCCACCTGGGCCAGCTGCGCAACAGCGGCGAGCCCTACATCACACATCCCATCGCCGTGGCGGCGCAATGCGCCGAATGGAAGCTCGACGCGCAGGCCCTGATGGCCGCCCTGCTGCACGACGCCATCGAGGACTGCGGCGTCACCAAGCCCGAACTGATCGAGCGCTTCGGCGCGCCGGTGGCCGAACTGGTCGACGGCCTCACCAAGCTCGACAAGCTGCAGTTCAACACGCGCGAGGAGAACCAGGCCGAGTCCTTCCGCAAGATGCTGCTGGCAATGGCGCGCGACGTGCGCGTCATCCTGGTCAAGCTGGCCGACCGCACGCACAACATGCGCACGCTGGCCGATGCGCCGCGCGAGAAATGGGCCCGGATCTCGCGCGAAACGCTCGAGATCTACGCGCCGATCGCGCACCGGCTCGGCCTTAACCAGACCTACCGCGAGTTACAGGAACTGTCGTTCCGGCACCTCAAGCCGTGGCGTTATGCAACGCTGGCCAAGGCCGTGGCCAAGGCGCGCGGCCGCCGGCGCGACCTGATCCAGAAGGTGCAGCGCGAGGTCGAGACCGCCTTCGCCGCCGCCAACATGACGCTGCGGATCGCGGGGCGCGAGAAGACGCTCTATTCGATCTATCGCAAGATGGAAGAAAAGCACCTGAGCTTCGCTCAGGTGACCGACATCTACGGCTTCCGCCTGATCGTGCCGAACGTGATCGCCTGCTACACCGGCCTGGGCATCCTGCACCAGATGTACAAGCCGCTGCCGGGCAAGTTCAAGGACCACATCGCGATCGCCAAGCTCAACGGCTACCAGTCGCTGCACACGACGCTGGTGGGCCCGGCGGGCGTCAGCGTCGAGTTCCAGCTGCGCACCGACGCCATGCACGTGGTGGCCGAATCGGGCGTGGCGGCGCACTGGCTCTACAAGGCCGCGGACCCGAGCACGGCCAGCAACGACCGCCTGGGCACCAAGTGGCTGCAGTCGCTGCTCGACATCCAGGACGAGACGCGCGACGCCGCGGAGTTCTGGGACCACGTCAAGGTCGACCTGTTCCCCGACGCCGTCTACGTCTTCACGCCCAAGAGCCAGATCATGGCGCTGCCGCGCGGCGCGACCGTGGTCGACTTCGCCTACGCGATCCACAGCAACATCGGCGACCACACATCGGCCGCGCGCATCAACGGCGACCAGGTGCCGCTGCGCACCGAGCTCAAGAACGGCGACGTGGTCGAGGTGATCACCGCGCCGGTCTCCACGCCCAACCCGGCGTGGCTGGGCTTCGTGCGAACCGGCCGGGCGCGCTCGAAGATCCGCCACTACCTCAAGACCCTCGCCCATGCCGAATCCGAAGGCCTGGGCGAGAAGCTGCTGGCGCAGGCCCTGCGCGCCGAAGGCCTGGGCAAGCTGCCCGAGGACGACGCCGAGCACCAGCCGCTGTGGGAGAAGCTGCTGCGCTTCACCGGCAACCGCTCGCGCGCCGAACTGCTGACCGACATCGGCCTGGGCAAGCGCATCGCGAGCATCGTGGCCAAGCGGCTGATGGCGCTCATGGCCGAGCTCGGCGAACGCCCCGACGCGCTGCTGCTGAGCCGCGAGCGCTTCATCTCGCACGAGACCATCTCGCAGGGCGCGGTCACGCTCGACGGCAGCGAGAACTCCTCGGTGCGCTTCGCGCTGTGCTGCCGGCCGATCCCGGGCGATCCGATCGTGGGCTATCTCGGCCACGGCGAAGGCCTGGTGGTGCACACCGAGGCCTGCGGCGTGGGCCAGCGCCTGCGCCACAAGGACAGCGAACGCTTCTTCGCGGTGGAGTGGGCCGACGAGCCGACGCGCGCCTTCGAGACCGGCGTGATCATCACCGTGCGCAACGACAAGGGCGTGCTGGCGCGCGTGGCCGCCACGCTGGCCGATGCCGAGGCCGACATCACCCACGTCGAGATGGCCGACGAGACGCCGCAGGATTCGACCGACCTGCGCTTCGTGATCGCGGTGCGCGACCGCTCGCACCTCGATGCGGTGCTGCGCTCGGTGCGCCGGACCACCTCGGTGCTGTCCGCGGCGCGCACCGTTCCCGCGGCCTGA
- the greB gene encoding transcription elongation factor GreB — translation MNKAFTKETDSDADDDGADGAMPPLPVGGKNYITPAGYARLRTELLQLMDEERPKVVEAVHWAAKNGDRSENGDYLYGKKRLREIDRRIRFLTKRLEIAEVTDPSVHHGSDQVFFGATVRYADENGDERSVTILGIDEADSAQSQVSWISPIARALLKAREGDVVKLVTPGGTHEVELLSVVYPAPGPAAV, via the coding sequence TTGAACAAGGCATTCACCAAGGAAACCGATTCCGACGCGGACGACGATGGCGCCGACGGCGCCATGCCGCCGCTGCCCGTGGGCGGCAAGAACTACATCACCCCCGCCGGCTATGCGCGGCTGCGCACCGAACTGCTGCAGCTGATGGACGAGGAGCGGCCCAAGGTGGTCGAGGCCGTGCATTGGGCCGCCAAGAACGGCGACCGCTCGGAGAACGGCGACTACCTCTACGGCAAGAAGCGGCTGCGCGAGATCGACCGCCGCATCCGCTTCCTCACCAAGCGGCTCGAGATCGCCGAGGTGACCGATCCCTCGGTGCACCACGGCAGCGACCAGGTCTTCTTCGGCGCCACGGTGCGCTACGCGGACGAGAACGGCGACGAGCGCAGCGTGACGATCCTCGGCATCGACGAGGCCGACAGCGCGCAGTCGCAGGTCAGCTGGATCTCGCCGATCGCGCGGGCGCTGCTGAAGGCGCGGGAGGGCGATGTGGTCAAGCTCGTCACGCCGGGTGGCACGCACGAGGTCGAGTTGCTGTCGGTCGTCTATCCGGCGCCAGGGCCGGCCGCCGTTTAA
- the hrcA gene encoding heat-inducible transcriptional repressor HrcA — MLDDRAKLLLKTLVERYIAEGQPVGSRTLSRSSGLDLSPATIRNVMSDLESLGLIASPHTSAGRVPTARGYRLFVDTMLTAQREHLAAPSLAPDQPQRVIANAAHLLSNLSQFVGVVMAPRRSSVFKQIEFLRLSDRRLLVIIVSPEGDVQNRVIFPEADYSQSQLVEAANYINAHYAGLTIEQVRDRLQSEVDTLRGEIAALMQAAVKVSSDVLSESQEDDVVISGERNLLAVSDFSSDMGQLRRAFELFEQKAQLMRLLDVSSKAEGVRIFIGGESQVVPVEELSIVSANYEVDGQVVGTLGVIGPTRMPYERMIQIVDITSKLVSNALSHRK; from the coding sequence ATGCTGGACGACCGCGCCAAGTTGCTGCTCAAGACGCTCGTCGAGCGCTACATCGCCGAAGGCCAGCCTGTCGGCTCGCGAACGCTCTCGCGTTCCTCGGGTCTGGACCTCTCGCCCGCGACCATCCGCAACGTGATGTCGGACCTCGAGTCGCTCGGGCTGATCGCCAGTCCGCACACCTCGGCGGGCCGCGTGCCCACGGCGCGCGGCTACAGGCTTTTCGTTGACACCATGCTCACCGCGCAGCGCGAGCACCTGGCCGCGCCGAGCCTCGCGCCCGACCAGCCGCAGCGCGTGATCGCCAATGCGGCGCACCTGCTGTCGAACCTCTCGCAGTTCGTCGGCGTGGTGATGGCGCCGCGGCGTTCGTCGGTGTTCAAGCAGATCGAGTTCCTGCGCCTGTCGGACCGCCGGCTGCTGGTGATCATCGTCTCGCCCGAAGGCGACGTGCAGAACCGCGTGATCTTCCCCGAGGCCGACTACTCGCAGTCGCAGCTGGTCGAGGCCGCGAACTACATCAACGCCCACTACGCGGGCCTGACGATCGAGCAGGTGCGCGACCGGCTGCAGTCCGAGGTCGACACGCTGCGCGGCGAGATCGCGGCGCTGATGCAGGCGGCCGTGAAGGTCAGCTCGGACGTGCTGAGCGAATCGCAGGAAGACGACGTCGTGATCTCGGGCGAGCGCAATCTGCTCGCGGTCAGCGACTTCTCGAGCGACATGGGGCAGCTGCGCCGCGCCTTCGAGCTGTTCGAGCAGAAGGCGCAGCTGATGCGGCTGCTCGACGTGTCGAGCAAGGCCGAGGGCGTGCGCATCTTCATCGGCGGCGAAAGCCAGGTGGTGCCGGTCGAGGAGCTGTCCATCGTCAGCGCCAACTACGAGGTCGACGGCCAGGTCGTTGGCACGCTGGGCGTGATCGGCCCGACGCGCATGCCCTACGAGCGCATGATCCAGATCGTCGACATCACGTCCAAGCTGGTCAGCAACGCGCTGAGCCATCGCAAGTAG
- a CDS encoding NAD kinase has translation MTSPFRHVALIGKYQASGARCGERDSVMEGIASFLESQGCKVYVEQPREGEPAQALPTGDRYEALTVEQIGQQCDLGLVVGGDGTMLGIGRQLAAFGIPLIGINRGRLGFITDIPLDNYQATLIPMLAGEYEEDHRSLMHAQVMRDGAVVFDALAMNDVVVNRGATSGMVELRVSVGKHFVANQRADGLIIASPTGSTAYALSAGGPLLHPAVPGWVLVPIAPHTLSNRPVLLPDADEIVIELVGGRDASANFDMQSLASLAIGDRVVVRRSDFRVRFLHPRGWSYFDTLRKKLHWNEGGS, from the coding sequence ATGACCTCTCCCTTTCGTCACGTCGCGCTGATCGGCAAATACCAGGCTTCCGGAGCCCGGTGCGGCGAGCGCGACAGCGTGATGGAAGGCATCGCGAGTTTTCTCGAATCGCAGGGCTGCAAGGTCTACGTCGAGCAGCCGCGCGAAGGCGAACCGGCCCAGGCCCTGCCCACCGGCGACCGCTACGAAGCGCTCACGGTCGAACAGATCGGCCAGCAGTGCGACCTCGGCCTGGTGGTCGGCGGCGACGGCACCATGCTCGGCATCGGCCGGCAGCTCGCGGCCTTCGGCATCCCGCTGATCGGCATCAACCGAGGCCGGCTCGGCTTCATCACCGACATCCCGCTCGACAACTACCAGGCCACGCTGATCCCGATGCTGGCCGGCGAATACGAGGAAGACCACCGCAGCCTGATGCACGCGCAGGTGATGCGCGACGGCGCCGTGGTGTTCGACGCGCTCGCGATGAACGACGTGGTGGTCAACCGCGGCGCGACCTCGGGCATGGTCGAGCTGCGGGTCTCGGTGGGCAAGCATTTCGTGGCCAACCAGCGCGCCGACGGCCTGATCATCGCGTCGCCCACGGGCTCGACGGCCTACGCGCTGTCGGCCGGCGGGCCGCTGCTGCATCCGGCGGTGCCGGGCTGGGTGCTGGTGCCGATCGCACCGCACACGCTGTCGAACCGCCCGGTGCTGCTGCCCGATGCCGACGAGATCGTGATCGAGCTCGTGGGCGGGCGCGATGCCAGCGCGAATTTCGACATGCAATCGCTGGCCTCGCTCGCGATCGGCGACCGCGTGGTGGTGCGCCGCTCCGATTTCAGGGTGCGCTTCCTGCATCCGCGCGGCTGGAGCTACTTCGACACGCTGCGCAAGAAACTGCATTGGAACGAAGGAGGTTCCTGA
- the recN gene encoding DNA repair protein RecN produces MALRRIALRDFVIVRSLEIDLSGGFTVLTGETGAGKSILIDALQLALGNRADAGAVREGAERLDVSAEFDHDPAFTAWLDEGGFEAGDALLLRRTVDLQGRSRGWINGSPATATQLRDIGDRLLDIHGQHAWQSLTRPDAVRGLLDAYAGVRTDALDAAWQGWRQALSALEQARGTQDSLQRERERLQWQISEVAKLAPGTDEWEELSSSHTRISNAQALIDAAQGASQALEDEDNGALAALSRAVTLLQNCEHIEPEFRALGEVLSSSIAQAADAAHSLHGYLRDADTDPQRLAELDERMSLWMSLARRYKRPPAELPALLAGWQAELQALDAQSDLEGLERAEQAAQQAYLKEARALGKLRKQAAPKLAQAVTQAMQGLGMQGGRFEVDLQPLAQPGKAGLEEIAFLVAGHAGSTPRQIGKVASGGELSRIALAIAVTTSQLGTAQTLIFDEVDSGVGGAVAETVGRLMKQLGRDRQVLAVTHLPQVAACADHHLVVAKRQTAGTGGKDGPRTESGVSLLDGDSRANEIARMLGGEKVSQTSLAHAREMLGHKTPAAAS; encoded by the coding sequence ATGGCGCTCAGACGCATCGCACTGCGCGATTTCGTGATCGTGCGATCCCTCGAGATCGACCTGTCCGGCGGCTTCACGGTGCTGACCGGCGAAACCGGCGCAGGCAAGTCGATCCTGATCGACGCGCTGCAGCTCGCACTCGGCAATCGCGCCGATGCGGGCGCGGTGCGCGAAGGCGCCGAGCGGCTCGACGTGAGCGCGGAGTTCGACCACGACCCGGCCTTCACGGCCTGGCTCGACGAAGGCGGCTTCGAGGCGGGCGATGCCCTGCTGCTGCGCCGCACCGTCGACCTGCAAGGCCGCAGCCGCGGATGGATCAACGGCAGCCCCGCCACCGCCACGCAGTTACGCGACATCGGCGACCGGCTGCTCGACATTCATGGCCAGCACGCCTGGCAGAGCCTCACGCGGCCCGACGCGGTGCGCGGCCTGCTCGACGCCTACGCGGGCGTGCGCACCGATGCGCTCGACGCCGCGTGGCAGGGCTGGCGCCAGGCGCTTTCAGCGCTCGAACAGGCGCGCGGCACGCAGGATTCGCTGCAGCGCGAGCGCGAGCGGCTGCAGTGGCAGATCTCGGAGGTCGCGAAGCTCGCGCCCGGCACCGATGAATGGGAAGAGCTGTCGTCGAGCCACACGCGCATCTCGAACGCGCAGGCGCTGATCGATGCGGCCCAGGGCGCCAGTCAAGCGCTCGAGGACGAGGACAACGGCGCGCTGGCCGCGCTCTCGCGCGCGGTCACGCTGCTGCAGAACTGCGAACACATCGAGCCCGAGTTCCGCGCGCTCGGCGAAGTGCTGTCCTCGAGCATCGCGCAGGCCGCCGACGCCGCGCACTCGCTGCACGGCTACCTGCGCGACGCCGACACCGACCCGCAACGGCTGGCCGAACTCGACGAGCGCATGAGCCTGTGGATGTCGCTGGCGCGCCGCTACAAGCGCCCGCCGGCCGAACTGCCGGCGCTGCTGGCCGGCTGGCAGGCCGAGCTGCAGGCGCTCGATGCGCAGAGCGACCTCGAAGGCCTGGAGCGCGCCGAGCAGGCGGCGCAGCAGGCCTACCTGAAGGAGGCCCGCGCGCTCGGCAAGCTGCGCAAGCAGGCCGCGCCCAAGCTGGCCCAGGCGGTCACGCAGGCGATGCAGGGCCTGGGCATGCAGGGCGGCCGCTTCGAGGTCGATCTGCAGCCGCTGGCCCAGCCGGGCAAGGCCGGCCTCGAGGAGATCGCCTTCCTGGTCGCCGGCCACGCCGGCAGCACGCCGCGGCAGATCGGCAAGGTGGCCTCGGGCGGCGAACTCTCGCGCATCGCGCTGGCGATCGCGGTCACCACCAGCCAGCTCGGCACCGCCCAGACCTTGATCTTCGACGAGGTCGATTCGGGCGTCGGCGGCGCAGTTGCCGAGACCGTGGGCCGGCTCATGAAGCAGCTGGGCCGCGACCGCCAGGTGCTCGCGGTCACCCACCTGCCCCAGGTGGCGGCCTGCGCCGACCACCACCTCGTGGTCGCCAAGCGGCAGACCGCGGGAACCGGCGGCAAGGACGGCCCGCGCACCGAGAGCGGCGTGTCGCTGCTCGACGGCGACAGCCGCGCGAACGAGATCGCCCGCATGCTGGGCGGCGAGAAGGTCTCGCAGACCTCGCTCGCCCATGCGCGCGAGATGCTGGGCCACAAGACGCCGGCGGCCGCCTCATGA
- the rapZ gene encoding RNase adapter RapZ produces MSLDLVLITGMSGSGKSVALHALEDAGYYCVDNLPPELLTPFIALQHAQNAQRVAIAMDVRSGVSLPIVPQQLEALRSDGVSLRSLFLDATTDALLRRYSETRRRHPLSSQEGRTDVPDQQRVLVQAIELERELLADLREGADVIDTSLIRPAQLQSYVKSLISAPQSRLTLVFESFAFKRGVPLDADFVFDVRMLPNPHYVPTLRPLTGRDAPVADWLREHDDVARMYEDIEQFLTRWLDALTRDHRSYVTVAIGCTGGQHRSVFLVEQLARSFGARWGALKRHRELDAS; encoded by the coding sequence ATGAGCCTCGACCTGGTGCTCATCACCGGCATGTCGGGCTCCGGCAAGTCGGTCGCGCTGCATGCGCTCGAGGACGCGGGCTACTACTGCGTCGACAACCTGCCGCCCGAGCTGCTCACGCCCTTCATCGCGCTGCAGCACGCGCAGAACGCCCAGCGCGTGGCGATCGCGATGGACGTGCGCAGCGGCGTCTCGCTGCCGATCGTGCCGCAGCAGCTCGAGGCGCTGCGCAGCGACGGCGTGTCGCTGCGCTCGCTGTTCCTCGACGCGACCACCGATGCGCTGCTGCGCCGCTATTCGGAAACCCGGCGCCGCCATCCGCTGTCGAGCCAGGAAGGCCGCACCGACGTGCCCGACCAGCAGCGCGTGCTGGTGCAGGCCATCGAGCTCGAGCGCGAGCTGCTGGCCGACCTGCGCGAAGGCGCCGACGTGATCGACACCAGCCTGATCCGGCCGGCGCAGCTGCAGAGCTACGTCAAGTCGCTGATCTCGGCGCCGCAGAGCCGCCTGACGCTGGTGTTCGAATCCTTCGCGTTCAAGCGCGGCGTACCGCTCGATGCCGATTTCGTGTTCGACGTGCGCATGCTGCCCAACCCGCACTACGTGCCCACGCTGCGGCCGCTGACGGGCCGCGACGCACCGGTGGCCGACTGGCTGCGCGAGCACGACGACGTGGCGCGCATGTACGAGGACATCGAGCAGTTCCTCACGCGCTGGCTCGATGCGCTCACGCGCGACCACCGCAGCTACGTGACGGTGGCGATCGGCTGCACCGGCGGGCAGCACCGCTCGGTGTTCCTGGTCGAGCAGCTGGCGCGCAGCTTCGGCGCGCGCTGGGGCGCGCTCAAGCGGCACCGCGAACTCGACGCGAGCTGA
- the mutY gene encoding A/G-specific adenine glycosylase: MTLPAHFAERVVAWQRSHGRSELPWQNTRDPYRVWLSEVMLQQTQVTTVLGYFARFLERFPDVRALAEGTEDEVFGLWSGLGYYSRARNMHRCAQEVMARFGGSFPQTAAELATLPGIGRSTAAAVAAFCFGERVAILDGNVKRVLTRVLGFGEDLSSSASERLLWDHATQLLPPADDREAIASYTQGQMDLGATVCLPRKPSCMLCPVNDSCVARREGSPERYPVKTRKLRRTAQSLWVLLARDAKGRVWLEKRPVKGIWAGLHCLPVFDSHDELLAALPAAERDRCEDLAPFVHVLTHKDLHLHPVRIDGGTPQGDAARWVEASEWLGLGLPAPVRKLLESTGG, encoded by the coding sequence TTGACACTCCCGGCGCACTTCGCCGAGCGGGTGGTTGCCTGGCAGCGCAGCCATGGCCGCAGCGAGCTGCCGTGGCAGAACACGCGCGATCCCTACCGCGTGTGGCTGTCGGAGGTGATGCTGCAGCAGACGCAGGTCACGACGGTGCTCGGCTATTTCGCGCGCTTCCTCGAGCGCTTTCCCGACGTGCGGGCGCTGGCCGAAGGCACCGAGGACGAGGTCTTCGGCTTGTGGAGCGGCCTCGGCTACTACAGCCGCGCGCGCAACATGCACCGCTGCGCGCAGGAGGTGATGGCGCGCTTCGGCGGCAGCTTTCCCCAGACGGCCGCCGAACTGGCCACCTTGCCCGGCATCGGCCGCTCCACCGCCGCGGCCGTCGCGGCCTTCTGCTTCGGCGAGCGCGTCGCCATCCTCGACGGCAACGTCAAGCGCGTGCTGACGCGCGTGCTGGGCTTCGGCGAGGACCTGTCCTCGTCGGCCAGCGAGCGCCTGCTCTGGGACCACGCGACGCAATTGCTGCCCCCGGCCGACGACCGCGAGGCGATCGCGAGCTACACGCAGGGCCAGATGGACCTCGGCGCCACCGTCTGCCTGCCGCGCAAGCCGAGCTGCATGCTGTGCCCGGTCAACGACAGCTGCGTGGCGCGGCGCGAAGGTTCGCCCGAGCGCTATCCGGTCAAGACGCGCAAGCTGCGGCGCACGGCGCAGTCGCTGTGGGTGCTGCTGGCGCGCGACGCGAAGGGGCGCGTGTGGCTCGAGAAGCGGCCCGTCAAGGGCATCTGGGCCGGCCTGCATTGCCTGCCGGTGTTCGATTCGCACGACGAGCTGCTGGCCGCGCTGCCCGCGGCCGAGCGCGACCGCTGCGAGGACCTCGCGCCCTTCGTGCACGTGCTGACCCACAAGGACCTGCACCTGCATCCGGTGCGCATCGATGGCGGAACGCCGCAGGGCGACGCGGCGCGCTGGGTCGAGGCCTCGGAGTGGCTGGGCCTGGGACTGCCCGCGCCGGTGCGCAAGCTGCTCGAGAGCACCGGGGGCTGA